A stretch of the Candidatus Cloacimonadota bacterium genome encodes the following:
- a CDS encoding Na/Pi symporter gives MISMTKNKITSWLKLLLVLILVYFFLVSIGLMSASFKGFGKQFAESLLNSTSNPFIALFIGILATSLVQSSSTTTSIVVGMVASGVLTIECAIPIVMGANIGTTVTNTLVSLGHITRKEEFKRAIAGATVHDFFNLICVAIMFPLNLATGFLEKMAVGLSSLFVNVGGVKFTSPIKTVTKPLINLIKHFFVDELALQPKLAYSLTLAISVIILFLALYYIVRIMKSLVIQTTEVALNNVLKKNAQWGILAGLFFTIIVQSSSITTSLLIPLIGAGIITIEVAFPVTMGANIGTTATAILASFATGNVAAITIAFVHFIFNFIGVVFIYPIKIFRKIPIKLALSLGELADKNRIYALLYVVGLFFILPVILITISKL, from the coding sequence ATGATATCTATGACCAAAAACAAGATCACGTCGTGGTTGAAACTTCTTTTAGTTCTGATTTTAGTATATTTTTTCCTGGTCAGTATTGGTTTGATGTCTGCAAGTTTCAAAGGATTCGGAAAACAATTCGCCGAAAGTTTGCTGAATTCCACCAGCAATCCCTTTATCGCTTTGTTTATAGGAATTCTGGCTACAAGCCTGGTTCAGAGCTCATCAACTACAACATCAATCGTTGTAGGAATGGTAGCTTCGGGTGTTCTCACGATCGAGTGCGCCATTCCAATCGTGATGGGAGCAAACATCGGAACAACAGTTACAAACACTTTAGTTTCTCTGGGGCACATTACCAGGAAGGAAGAATTTAAACGAGCAATTGCCGGAGCTACAGTTCATGATTTTTTCAATCTTATCTGTGTAGCTATCATGTTCCCGCTGAATCTGGCAACAGGCTTTCTAGAAAAGATGGCTGTTGGATTATCTTCACTTTTTGTGAATGTGGGTGGAGTAAAATTTACCAGTCCTATAAAAACAGTAACCAAACCTTTGATAAATCTGATCAAACATTTCTTTGTAGATGAACTTGCTTTGCAACCGAAACTTGCATATAGCCTCACATTAGCAATTTCTGTCATCATTCTATTTCTGGCTTTGTATTATATCGTCAGGATCATGAAATCTCTGGTTATTCAAACTACCGAGGTTGCTTTGAACAATGTTCTGAAAAAGAACGCTCAATGGGGAATTCTGGCAGGCTTGTTTTTTACCATTATCGTACAATCCAGCTCAATTACAACTTCATTATTAATTCCATTAATTGGAGCTGGCATCATCACAATTGAAGTTGCTTTCCCGGTTACAATGGGAGCAAATATTGGAACTACTGCAACAGCAATTCTGGCATCTTTTGCTACGGGAAATGTAGCAGCAATAACGATCGCTTTTGTACATTTCATATTCAATTTTATCGGTGTAGTCTTCATTTATCCAATCAAAATATTCCGTAAAATTCCGATAAAACTGGCTTTATCTCTGGGAGAGCTTGCCGATAAAAATAGAATTTATGCTTTACTATATGTTGTAGGATTGTTTTTTATTCTTCCCGTGATCTTGATCACAATTTCAAAATTATAG
- a CDS encoding Na/Pi cotransporter family protein: MIATIFTLLGSLGVFLYGMRVMSDGIQKVAGQKMQTIMNYMTANRFVAILTGFLITALIQSSSATTVMVVSFVNAGLLSLTQAVGVIMGANIGTTVTTWIVSIIGFKFKITAIALPIIGVGLPFIFSKFRKRRDIGEILIGFGLLFLGLMFLKESVPDIKSNPEVLEFLKNYTDLGFLSFVIFVFVGSILTVFVQSSSAAMAITVTMAYMGWINFETAAAIVLGENIGTTVTAYLASLGTSVNARRTARAHFFFNIFGVLWMAIVFRYFTQLVLKLAPWDSGLQSNLPLNLSLFHTCFNLINTLIFLPFVRPFSKFIASLVKPKDRDKSTLYKLEYISRGLQDTAQINILEAKSELIKMAEVTYDMFDTFLHVFNNPDKKLGDKVEEVKKLEELTDQMQEEITKFLVECSKEELSEHNVMNVNAMMRIVNELENIGDSCFKLMILTERKYLKKIQLHEKAMKEFNDISDLLLQFMGIYKKHMTEKMEGRVLDMAFKLEGKINILRDSLKKSAQRRLQHGSNVKSELVYLDLLKHFEHIGDNSLNIAQALRQLY; this comes from the coding sequence ATGATAGCAACGATCTTTACTTTATTGGGATCTCTTGGTGTATTTTTGTACGGAATGCGTGTGATGAGCGACGGCATTCAAAAAGTCGCTGGTCAGAAGATGCAGACCATAATGAACTACATGACTGCAAATCGTTTTGTAGCAATTTTAACAGGTTTTCTTATTACCGCACTTATTCAATCTTCTTCGGCAACTACAGTGATGGTCGTAAGTTTTGTGAATGCTGGTTTACTTTCTCTCACTCAGGCTGTGGGAGTGATAATGGGAGCAAATATCGGAACAACAGTAACCACCTGGATTGTTTCTATTATTGGCTTCAAATTCAAGATAACTGCCATTGCACTTCCGATCATCGGAGTTGGCTTGCCGTTTATTTTCTCCAAATTTCGCAAGCGCAGAGATATTGGCGAGATCCTGATCGGTTTTGGTTTATTATTCTTAGGGTTGATGTTTTTGAAAGAATCTGTTCCAGATATCAAAAGCAATCCTGAAGTTCTGGAATTCCTGAAGAATTATACTGATCTTGGTTTTTTATCTTTTGTTATTTTTGTTTTCGTGGGATCGATCCTGACAGTGTTCGTGCAGTCATCCAGTGCGGCGATGGCAATTACGGTAACAATGGCATACATGGGTTGGATAAATTTTGAAACTGCAGCTGCGATCGTGTTAGGAGAAAATATCGGAACTACTGTTACAGCATATCTGGCTTCTCTGGGAACAAGTGTGAATGCTCGCAGAACTGCTCGGGCTCATTTCTTCTTTAATATTTTTGGTGTTTTATGGATGGCGATAGTTTTTAGATATTTTACCCAGCTTGTTCTAAAGTTAGCTCCCTGGGATTCTGGATTGCAGTCTAATCTACCTCTTAATTTATCGCTTTTTCATACTTGTTTCAATTTAATCAATACCTTGATATTCCTGCCTTTTGTAAGGCCATTTTCCAAATTTATTGCTAGTTTAGTTAAACCAAAAGATAGAGATAAATCCACACTTTATAAATTAGAATATATTTCTAGAGGGCTGCAGGATACAGCTCAAATAAATATCCTGGAAGCAAAGAGTGAACTTATCAAGATGGCAGAAGTAACTTATGATATGTTCGATACATTCCTGCATGTTTTCAATAATCCTGATAAAAAATTGGGAGACAAAGTAGAAGAAGTAAAAAAATTGGAAGAACTTACAGATCAGATGCAGGAAGAGATCACCAAATTTCTGGTAGAATGTTCCAAAGAAGAGCTGAGTGAACACAACGTGATGAATGTGAATGCCATGATGCGGATCGTGAATGAATTGGAAAATATAGGTGACAGCTGCTTTAAATTGATGATCTTAACTGAAAGAAAGTACCTGAAAAAGATCCAGCTTCACGAAAAAGCTATGAAAGAATTCAATGATATTTCCGATCTTTTGTTGCAATTCATGGGAATTTACAAAAAACATATGACAGAAAAAATGGAAGGAAGAGTTCTGGATATGGCATTTAAATTGGAAGGTAAAATCAACATATTAAGAGACAGCTTGAAAAAGTCTGCACAGCGACGTTTACAGCACGGAAGCAATGTTAAATCGGAACTGGTTTATCTTGATCTTCTGAAACACTTTGAACATATTGGAGATAATTCTTTAAATATTGCGCAAGCACTCAGACAGTTGTATTGA
- a CDS encoding helix-turn-helix transcriptional regulator, whose product MTQQELAEKVEVTRQTILAIEKGKFNPSVKLALLIADVFHKNVEEIFFLEEK is encoded by the coding sequence ATGACCCAGCAGGAATTGGCAGAAAAAGTAGAAGTAACCCGTCAGACCATTCTTGCCATAGAAAAAGGAAAATTCAATCCTTCCGTCAAACTTGCCCTGCTGATAGCAGATGTCTTCCACAAAAATGTAGAAGAAATTTTTTTTCTGGAGGAAAAATGA
- a CDS encoding YbaN family protein: MKKKISVKNYLLSIAGLAALVLGTIGIFLPVLPTTPFLLIASYCFVRSSKKLHDWLMYKSIFSKYLQNYIKYHAVTLWTKIISISALWITITISFILIDNLYARIALAVVLLGVTIHLMMLKVMRK; encoded by the coding sequence ATGAAAAAAAAGATAAGCGTAAAAAATTATTTATTGAGCATTGCCGGACTTGCTGCTCTGGTTTTAGGAACGATCGGGATTTTTCTGCCGGTGCTGCCAACCACGCCATTTTTATTGATCGCTTCATATTGCTTTGTAAGAAGTTCCAAAAAGCTGCACGACTGGTTGATGTATAAATCCATTTTCAGCAAATATCTGCAGAATTACATCAAATATCATGCCGTAACTCTGTGGACGAAGATCATCTCGATCTCTGCTCTCTGGATCACGATCACAATCTCATTTATTTTGATCGATAATCTCTATGCCCGGATCGCGCTGGCGGTTGTCTTGCTCGGCGTGACGATCCATCTAATGATGCTTAAGGTGATGAGGAAATAA
- a CDS encoding gliding motility-associated C-terminal domain-containing protein has protein sequence MNKTIFLIVISALLTSKLFPKTVIIEPISSFAKTQTYGADNYSIEIYNNKLYSVNTRSLQVFDISNNFLELISDLDLDGQTRSLSLCNESAFVSAGPPINRLYQININNPINLSLIDTLSYFGSYVHFIDNNNLFVHEWDYDYNSWKINVYNCNSMQQISQFLVPFNTNVMRKADDGIGIIKINDMAYLYDISNPNDIQLITSGVIGETFFPNYSQILQDSILVYGDGVGLRFYDITNNWQLINSLDYPIINFAVEDNHLVIHNDGVLELYDISNLYSIILSDSISFGYFDGVQCVKLFNDILYYTTDMGCLEMYQISNNEFIHLDSYYSFGGLEAAYYYDDYLAISTTLNGLTSWDISNLLNPIQMQSYYENLYPGENLNGENNIFNYKCYDIEQMLIHYKSMEMNESGSISEIAELTTIDNGGSIYFKQNVGYFKVHNEFLYKYELVDNDLIEVASISLPQADWGEIYFYNNIAYILSAFKLSIISNINSNDNITLYDQIDISIFGPNSLDFFESYMIISEQTESNICYFFNITDPLNPDLETSIDNSGLIAIDHDNELMFLGNSSIVIYDLGTINTGIIPEIKSMVNWNYCEQIIPFQKNDVFYLLYLDHTGCSVYEYECIPTEATHDFLTISPTLSNYPNPFNPSTEIRFQISGVRQFENTEISIYNLKGQKVKTFSNLQITQSANQQIVWDGTDRNNQPVSSGVYFYQLKNNGKAVAQKKCLLIK, from the coding sequence ATGAATAAAACTATATTTCTTATAGTTATATCTGCATTATTGACATCGAAATTATTTCCCAAAACAGTGATTATTGAACCAATCAGTAGTTTTGCAAAAACTCAAACATATGGTGCTGACAATTATTCCATAGAAATTTATAATAATAAACTATATTCTGTAAACACAAGAAGCTTGCAAGTGTTTGATATTAGTAATAATTTTCTTGAATTGATTAGTGATTTAGACTTAGATGGCCAAACAAGATCATTATCTTTATGCAACGAAAGTGCTTTTGTGTCTGCGGGTCCACCAATAAATCGACTTTATCAAATAAATATAAATAATCCTATAAACTTATCTTTAATTGATACTTTATCATATTTTGGTAGTTATGTCCATTTTATTGATAATAATAATTTATTTGTTCATGAGTGGGATTATGATTATAATAGCTGGAAAATAAACGTATATAATTGTAATTCAATGCAGCAAATTTCTCAATTTCTTGTTCCATTTAATACAAATGTTATGAGGAAAGCTGATGATGGAATTGGTATTATTAAAATAAATGATATGGCTTATTTATATGATATCTCTAATCCCAATGATATTCAGCTAATAACGTCTGGAGTGATTGGAGAAACTTTTTTTCCAAATTATTCCCAGATACTTCAAGATTCAATTTTAGTTTATGGCGATGGTGTGGGTTTAAGATTTTATGATATTACAAATAATTGGCAACTAATAAATAGTTTGGATTATCCTATTATCAATTTTGCTGTCGAAGATAATCATTTAGTAATACACAACGATGGTGTTCTTGAATTATATGACATATCGAATTTATATTCAATTATTTTATCTGATTCAATTTCATTTGGTTACTTTGATGGTGTACAGTGCGTTAAATTATTTAATGATATTTTGTATTATACAACTGACATGGGTTGTTTAGAAATGTACCAGATTTCAAATAATGAATTTATCCATTTAGATTCGTATTATTCTTTTGGTGGTCTTGAAGCAGCATATTATTATGATGATTATCTAGCGATTTCGACCACATTAAATGGACTAACATCTTGGGATATTTCCAATTTGTTAAATCCTATTCAAATGCAGAGCTATTATGAAAATCTTTATCCTGGTGAAAACTTGAATGGAGAGAATAACATTTTTAATTATAAATGCTATGATATAGAGCAAATGTTAATACATTACAAATCAATGGAAATGAACGAATCAGGTTCTATCAGCGAAATAGCTGAATTAACAACTATTGACAATGGCGGTTCAATCTATTTTAAGCAAAATGTCGGTTATTTTAAAGTACATAATGAATTTTTATATAAATATGAATTAGTTGATAATGATTTAATTGAAGTTGCATCAATTTCTTTACCCCAAGCAGACTGGGGTGAGATTTATTTCTACAATAATATTGCATATATTTTATCAGCTTTTAAATTATCAATCATTAGTAATATAAATAGTAATGATAATATTACGCTTTATGATCAAATTGATATTAGTATCTTCGGTCCTAACTCTTTGGATTTTTTTGAAAGCTATATGATTATCAGTGAACAAACAGAAAGCAATATTTGTTATTTTTTCAATATTACTGATCCTTTGAATCCTGATTTAGAAACATCGATTGATAATAGCGGTTTAATAGCAATTGATCATGATAACGAGTTAATGTTCTTGGGTAATTCGAGTATTGTAATTTATGATTTAGGCACTATTAACACTGGAATTATTCCAGAAATAAAATCAATGGTTAATTGGAACTATTGCGAGCAAATTATACCCTTTCAGAAAAATGACGTTTTTTATTTGTTATATTTAGATCATACAGGTTGTTCAGTGTACGAATATGAGTGTATTCCTACTGAAGCAACCCATGATTTTTTAACAATATCTCCAACTCTTTCGAATTACCCTAATCCATTTAATCCCAGCACAGAAATCAGATTTCAGATTTCAGGGGTCAGACAATTTGAAAATACGGAGATCTCGATTTATAATTTAAAAGGTCAGAAAGTAAAAACATTTTCAAATCTCCAAATCACCCAATCAGCAAATCAACAAATAGTTTGGGACGGCACCGACCGAAACAACCAACCAGTCAGCAGCGGAGTTTATTTCTATCAGCTAAAAAACAATGGAAAAGCAGTGGCACAGAAGAAGTGTCTTTTGATTAAATAA
- a CDS encoding arsenate reductase ArsC yields the protein MKKIKVLFVCVHNSARSQMAEALLTHHAGDLFKVESAGLEPGKINLLAIKAMQEMGIDISNNETNSAFEFLKEGRAYNFVITVCDESQSERCPIFPGNSQRLHWSFEDPSSLTGTEIEKLNRTIEIRNQIEQKILEFIKKVKETIS from the coding sequence TTGAAAAAGATAAAAGTTTTATTCGTTTGCGTTCATAACTCTGCTCGCAGCCAGATGGCAGAAGCTTTGTTAACACATCATGCAGGTGACCTGTTCAAAGTAGAAAGTGCCGGCTTGGAACCTGGCAAAATAAATCTGCTGGCTATAAAAGCAATGCAGGAAATGGGAATTGATATTTCTAATAATGAAACAAACAGCGCTTTTGAATTTTTGAAAGAAGGCAGAGCATACAATTTTGTGATTACAGTTTGTGATGAATCTCAAAGTGAACGCTGCCCTATCTTTCCCGGCAATTCACAACGACTTCATTGGAGTTTTGAAGACCCTTCTTCTTTAACAGGAACTGAAATAGAAAAACTTAATAGAACAATTGAAATTAGGAATCAGATCGAGCAGAAAATTCTGGAATTCATAAAAAAAGTAAAAGAAACAATTTCTTAA
- the lepB gene encoding signal peptidase I, with protein MFKKKNKPIHRKKNTIQEYVEAILFAFVVAFLIKNYIFQNFKIPSSSMEKTMLIGDYLVANRLKYFFTDPQQGDIVTFQYPAQAEEPGIPTYDNKFNPPLEREDYALLIKPIYWDKVNFKFKIHAKKNVVKRVIGVPGDTVEVIDKRVYVNGEEYKTGKEQYIDSRIIPRYAGKLEWNGKSMGSKDNFGPVTVPKGKYFVMGDNRDVSADSRFWGFLDKHDINGTPLFIFFSHGPKPYNDIRDYMFRHGKEKSEFRWNRMFKLIR; from the coding sequence ATGTTCAAGAAGAAAAATAAACCAATTCACCGAAAAAAGAATACGATCCAGGAATATGTTGAAGCGATTTTGTTCGCTTTCGTGGTTGCCTTCCTGATAAAAAATTATATTTTTCAAAACTTTAAAATACCTTCTTCCTCCATGGAAAAAACTATGCTGATCGGAGATTACCTGGTAGCTAATCGTTTGAAATATTTTTTCACCGATCCTCAACAGGGAGATATCGTTACTTTCCAATATCCAGCACAAGCTGAAGAACCTGGAATTCCTACTTATGACAACAAATTCAATCCACCTTTGGAACGAGAAGATTATGCACTTCTCATCAAACCGATATATTGGGATAAAGTGAATTTCAAATTTAAAATTCATGCCAAAAAGAATGTGGTAAAACGCGTGATAGGTGTGCCTGGAGATACGGTCGAAGTTATAGATAAACGAGTTTATGTGAACGGGGAAGAATATAAAACCGGTAAAGAACAATACATAGATTCACGCATTATTCCTCGTTATGCCGGTAAACTGGAATGGAACGGAAAATCGATGGGCAGCAAAGATAACTTCGGGCCGGTTACTGTTCCGAAAGGAAAATATTTCGTGATGGGCGATAACCGTGATGTGAGTGCTGATAGCAGATTCTGGGGCTTTCTGGACAAGCATGATATAAATGGAACTCCACTTTTCATCTTTTTCTCGCATGGACCTAAACCTTACAACGACATTCGAGATTACATGTTCCGACATGGAAAAGAAAAAAGCGAATTCCGCTGGAATAGAATGTTCAAACTTATTAGATAA